Proteins co-encoded in one Montipora capricornis isolate CH-2021 chromosome 12, ASM3666992v2, whole genome shotgun sequence genomic window:
- the LOC138027648 gene encoding RNA polymerase II-associated factor 1 homolog, producing MAPTIQDGQKNRDQERRQSSLRSTVSKADFVSRVKYNNNLPDIPFDAKFIAYPFESNRFVEYKATSLEKNYRHEMLTEVDLGVNIDLIDPDTYALDPNVSLDPDDEKLLEEEPVNLPDKKRTAHHNKNVSWLRRTEYISTEYNRSRTSNEMAETKVGFNVRKKFQGTDIYKDRESQIAAIESTFDAAQRPILRHPTKPNVTPMEILPVFPDFMMWAHPCAHVIFDTDPTPRGRSGPAEEAEMSQAMIRGMVDASGDQFVAYFLPTSSTTGKRKRDQDSEMDYTEEEEYEYKMAREYNWNVKNKASKGYEENYFFVFREGEGVFYNELVTRVHLSKRRARGGAGVQSAVSQLVVKHRELNDNERKAQRMRMNQLDTAPAEEEEEGFEDEEGEEEEEEEVGGAGDAEDAENGEDTGKEDEEEEGGNQEDGEEEEEEEEEEEDDNEVKDQGQDSNDEKDEKESSAEEASSPEESASDDDEEEEDEEEEG from the exons CAAAGCTGATTTTGTATCCAGGgtcaaatacaacaacaatcttCCAGACATTCCTTTTGATGCCAAGTTCATTGCCTATCCATTCGAATCTAACAG ATTTGTGGAGTACAAGGCAACTTCACTGGAGAAAAACTACAGACATGAAATGTTGACAGAGGTTGATTTGGGAGTCAATATTGATCTTATTGACCCTGATACCTATGCTCTTGATCCTAATG tctcccttGACCCTGACGATGAGAAGCTTTTGGAAGAAGAACCTGTCAATTTGCCTGACAAAAAAag AACAGCCCATCACAACAAGAATGTTTCATGGCTCAGACGAACAGAGTATATTTCGACGGAATATAACAGAAGTCGCACAAGCAATGAAATGGCAGAAACCAA AGTTGGCTTCAATGTTAGAAAGAAATTTCAAGGAACAGACATTTACAAG GATCGTGAAAGTCAGATTGCTGCCATTGAAAGCACCTTTGACGCAGCTCAGAGACCT ATTCTTCGTCATCCAACAAAGCCAAATGTTACGCCCATGGAAATTTTACCTGTGTTTCCAGACTTTATG ATGTGGGCACACCCCTGTGCTCATGTTATATTTGACACTGACCCTACCCCAAGGGGAAGGAGTGGTCCTGCTGAGGAGGCAGAAATGTCACAAGCAATGATCAG AGGTATGGTCGATGCCAGTGGTGACCAGTTTGTAGCATATTTTCTTCCAACATCAAGCACTACcggaaagagaaaaagagacCAGGACTCTGAAATGGATTATACAGAAGAGGAAGA GTATGAATACAAAATGGCACGTGAATACAACTGGAATGTCAAGAACAAAGCAAGTAAAGGCTATGAG GAAAACTACTTTTTTGTTTTCCGAGAAGGAGAAGGGGTGTTTTATAACGAGTTGGTAACAAG GGTTCATTTGAGCAAGAGGCGTGCTCGTGGAGGTGCCGGGGTGCAGTCAGCTGTCTCGCAGTTAGTTGTCAAACACAGGGAGTTGAATGACAATGAAAGAAAAGCACAG CGAATGCGAATGAATCAACTGGATACGGCTCCAGctgaggaagaggaagaaggaTTTGAAGATGAGGAAGgtgaagaggaagaggaagaggaagttGGCGGAGCAGGAGATGCTGAGGATGCCGAAAATGGAGAAGATACTGGCAAAGAAGACGAGGAAGAAGAAGGTGGAAACCAAGAAGATGGTgaggaggaggaagaagaagaggaagaggaggaggatgACAATGAAGTGAAAGATCAAGGACAAGATAGTAACGATGAAAAAGATGAGAAGGAAAGCAGCGCAGAAGAGGCGTCAAGTCCCGAGGAGTCTGctagtgatgatgatgaggaagaGGAAGATGAAGAAGAGGAGGGCTGA
- the LOC138027649 gene encoding CST complex subunit STN1-like — MTTKGEWGHLPHVRLWGLNALFWSHLKLFVKEIQNLPEFPDHKGVYYYATKHPVTRVEIVGYIVSIDAKEKLTIYGVDDGSGTLQCCRWHQPDGSMDYEREVLNLGQLVTVQGKISVYREQQQLTVDLIHAESDPNTETLLWLEAVNLGNTVYSETFSPLLKEFQAGEAGLSKEAQLKQAILLHIRENNMVAFQFKTLCIEPDILQLATDAVRKRPTEELQGKKLDGPYEAKKVIRQVIKDLERQGLVYFKDSTTDLYQVISHELNLGPAILKAMEKISVPSGTPVSKWAIIDVLHSSHKFHFITLLQLEESLDKLLQSSHVYRHSENEYCLV, encoded by the exons ATGACCACTAAAGGAGAGTGGGGTCATCTTCCTCATGTTCGGCTCTGGGGTCTaaatgcattattttggtctcaCCTGAAACTTTTCgtaaaagaaattcaaaacctACCAGAGTTTCCAGATCACAAAG GGGTGTATTATTATGCTACCAAGCACCCTGTCACAAGGGTTGAGATTGTTGGATACATTGTCAGCATCGATGCAAAGGAGAAACTCACCATATATGGAG ttGATGATGGAAGTGGAACTTTGCAATGTTGTAGATGGCACCAGCCTGATGGAAGCATGGATTACGAAAGAGAAGTTTTAAACCTTGGACAGCTAGTGACAGTACAGGGAAAAATCTCTGTTTACAGAGAACAGCAACAGCTCACTGTTGATTTGATAC ATGCAGAATCAGATCCAAACACAGAAACTCTGCTCTGGTTGGAGGCAGTCAATCTTGGCAACACAGTTTACAGTGAAACCTTTTCCCCACTCCTGAAAGAATTTCAGGCAGGTGAAGCAGGATTGTCTAAAGAAGCACAATTAAAGCAAGCTATTTTATTGCACATCCGGGAGAACAACATGGTTGCATTTCAGTTCAAAACCTTGTGTATAGAGCCTGACATTTTACAGCTGGCAACAGATGCTGTCAGGAAAAGGCCCACTGAAGAG ctTCAAGGAAAAAAGTTGGATGGCCCATATGAAGCCAAAAAAGTTATTCGTCAAGTCATTAAAGATCTTGAGAGACAAGGACTTGTGTACTTCAAGGACTCTACAACAGATCTCTATCAG GTCATCAGTCATGAACTCAACTTGGGGCCAGCTATCTTGAAAGCAATGGAGAAGATTTCAG tacCATCAGGCACTCCAGTGTCTAAATGGGCCATCATCGATGTCCTTCACTCATCCCACAAGTTTCATTTCATAACATTACTTCAACTGGAAGAGTCACTTGACAAATTGTTACAAAGCAGTCATGTCTATAGACACAGTGAGAACGAGTATTGTTTAGTGTGA